The following DNA comes from Halorhabdus tiamatea SARL4B.
TTTCGGAGGCGGGCGGCACGCAGTTGCGTCTCGCGGAATCCGAGAAGTACCCCCACGTCACCTACTTCCTCAACGGCGGTCGGGAGGTCAAGTTCGACGGCGAACTCCGCGAGATCGTCGAGAGCCCGGACGTGCCGACCTACGACGAACAGCCGGAGATGAGCGCCGAGGGCGTCACCGACACCGCGATCCAGTTTATCGAGAGTGACGATCCGGACCTGCTGGTCCTCAACTACGCGAACCCCGACATGGTCGGTCACACCGGCGATTTCGACGCGACCGTCGCGGCCGTCGAGGCCGTCGACGAACAGCTCGGTCGACTCGTCGATGCGATCCAGGCGGCCGGCGCTGACGTCCTCATCACCGCCGATCACGGCAACGCCGACGACCTCGGCACGATCGAGGATCCCCACACGGCACACACGCTCAACGACGTCCCGATCGTCTACCTCACGAACGAGGGCGACGAGGGCGGCCGGTCCGTTCGGGCGGGCGGTTCGCTGTGCGATATCGCGCCGACGCTGCTGGAACTCCTCGCTCTCGAGAAGCCCGCCGAGATGACCGGCGAGTCGCTGCTGGAGTAAGTCAGACCGGAACCGCGTCGGGGTCGTCGGCTTCGTCCGGCCCGATCTGGATGTCGATCTCGACGTGATCGTACCACACCGTCGGCTTCTTCGAGCGCCCGACCTCTTCGAGTTCGACGAGACCGAGTGCTTCGAGTTGATTCAGTGCCGTCGAGACGTTCTTGATGTCCCGGTCGACGAGCCGGGCTAGTTCACGAACGCTGTCGGGTTCCTGCGTTGCGATCGTCCGGACGAGTTCGAGGTTCTTCGCACTCAGGACTCGATCGAGTGCCTCCTCGTCCGGGAGACTGAGGACGTACTTGTCGTCGACTTGTTCGTCGGTTTCGAGTCGGCGGACATCCTCGACGGCCGCTTCGAAGAACGACGTTGTCGATTCGACTGTGATGTGAAGTGTGTTCGTGGTCATTGTTACGGGGATACGTGATCTGGGAGTTCAGTAATGAATTTCCGGAGCAGGGTCTCCACACCGGGGAAGTCTATTTCCTCCGTGTTGGATCCGACGTGTCGCTCGTGGACCCCGTGGTGGTTGTCGTATCGGCGGATTGGATCGTCACCGTTCTTTCGACCGTAGTGGAATGCATACTTGATACCCTCGGGAAACTTCTGGGATTCCGGAACGCGGAGCACGCGGATCCGGACGATCTCGTCGCCGAAATCCCGTCGCCGGTCCCGGATCACTTCGACGTCGACGTCGTCCATCGCCAATTGATGGTTGTTGCGCCATCAAAATAAGATTGTTGGTGAATAGACCATCAATAGTTGCAGATCGAAACAGAAACCGCCCGGCGACGTATCTAGACAGGATCCAAATCCGGCCTGAATCTCCCGACAGAGGTCGCCTTCCGGATCCCGTCCCCCGATGCCAGGAAGTTTATAGGCGTTCAGCGCCGATCATCGGCCACTATGAGACATCCAGGCCTGAAATTCAGGATGGCCGTCGTCGGGTCGATCCTGTTCGGTTTCTACGCCGTGGTGGCGCTCGCCCTGTATGCCGCCTTCGGCGGCGGGACCACCATCCTCGCGGTGATCTTGCTGGGCAGCGTCGGCTTCGTCGGCGTCCAGTACAAGGTCGGCAAGTGGGCCGCCCTCCGGAGCGTCGGGGCCGAGGACATGCCCGAGGACGACCCCCGATTCCGGGACATCCACCGTTCGATCGAGCGGATGAGTTCGGAGATGGGCATCGACAAGCCCCGCGTGATGGTCGCCGAGATGGGCGTCCCCAACGCCTTCGCCGTCGGCCGGAAGAAGGCGGGCATCGTGGTCGTCTCCGCCGAACTCATCCACATGCTCGACCACGAGGAGCTGGAGGGCGTCCTCGCCCACGAACTCGCCCACATCCGGAATCGCGACGTGGTGATGATGGTGATCGGCCAGGGGATCGCCTCGATCGTCGCGCTGGTCGCGCAGTTCGCCGTCCTCTTCGCCGGCGACAACGACCTTGGGGACCTCTTCATGGCGATGATCGTCGGGAACATCGTCCAGCTGATCGTCTCGATCTTCGTGATGGCGATCTCGCGCTATCGGGAGTACGTCGCCGACAGTGACGCCGCCGAGATCACGGGCGGTGAGCCGCTCGCGCGCGCACTCGAGAAGATCAACTCGGCCGATCACAGCCGGAGCCGGGTGGACGAACGGGCGAGCGCGCTCTGTATCGAGGGTGGATCACGTGGGCTCATGGCGAAGATCTTCTCGACGCACCCGCCGACCGAAAAGCGCATCCAGCGCCTGCGCGCCTGATCTTCGCGGTACTCGTCGGTTTCTGACGTCGATCACTCGAGCCGGACAGGGCCGTCTGCTGTCGGCTTATCACCTTCGAGTAGCCACGCGAAGACGGGCACGTACGCCAGCCAGGCGAGGAGATAGCCAGCCCCGACGAGGACGTTTCCTGCGCCCATGCCGCCGTAGATGCCGTCGACCGTCCCGATCAGGACCACGCCGACGGCGAGAAACGCGATCCCCGGCCGGTCGAGCCAATCGTACCCGACGCCGATCAGCGAGCCAAGGACGTAACAGAACGCATACCGGCCGGCCGCGACGAACGCGACGTTGATCCAGAAGACGATCCGGACCGGGACGAAGTCACTCTCCAGGCCGGCCAGCAGGAGTCGCACCATGCGGTAGAACTCCTCGCCGTGGGTCACCATGACGGCAGCGGTGAGGACGACCGTCAGCGCGCCGACGAGGCGGCCGGCGACGACGCCCACGCTGCCTGGATCAGTTCGATTGACCATCGATGTCGGTTCGGTCTGGACGGCCCCGCTACTCGAGCGTGACCGCCGTCCCGTAGGCGATGACCTCCGAGCCGCCGCTGGCGATCTGGGAACTCTCCATGCGGACGTTGACCACGGCGTCGGCATCCATCGAGCGGGCGTCCTCGGCCATCCGTTCTAAGGCCTCGTCGCGGGCGTCGGTCAGCAACTCGGAGTAAGCCTTCAACTCGCCGCCGGTGATGTTGCGGATGGACTGGGTGATATCCCGCCCGACGTTGCGGGCCTTGACGGTGTTACCACGGGCGATGCCGAGGGATTCGTCGATCTCTTCGCCGGGGACTGTTTCGGTGGTGACGAACTCCATACTCGGGCGTCTCGCGGTGCCCTACTAAAACTATGACCTGGACTTCACATCGGGAAGCGCCTGTCGCTCGCGGGAACCACGACTACAGAAACAGCGCCGGGATCGTCTGCCGGAAGATGTTCAGCGAGATCACGAACAACAGGGCGATCACGAACCAGTTGAACCGGCGCTCGTCGATCTCCAGCCGCCGGAGATAGGTCCCGACGAACAGCCCGACGAGCGTCACGACGGCGATGACCGAGCCCAGCCACAGCCGGTAGGGCGTCATGAGATCGGTGAACAGCGCCATCTGGAGGATCCGGA
Coding sequences within:
- a CDS encoding M48 family metallopeptidase, which translates into the protein MAVVGSILFGFYAVVALALYAAFGGGTTILAVILLGSVGFVGVQYKVGKWAALRSVGAEDMPEDDPRFRDIHRSIERMSSEMGIDKPRVMVAEMGVPNAFAVGRKKAGIVVVSAELIHMLDHEELEGVLAHELAHIRNRDVVMMVIGQGIASIVALVAQFAVLFAGDNDLGDLFMAMIVGNIVQLIVSIFVMAISRYREYVADSDAAEITGGEPLARALEKINSADHSRSRVDERASALCIEGGSRGLMAKIFSTHPPTEKRIQRLRA
- a CDS encoding toxin-antitoxin system TumE family protein, with protein sequence MDDVDVEVIRDRRRDFGDEIVRIRVLRVPESQKFPEGIKYAFHYGRKNGDDPIRRYDNHHGVHERHVGSNTEEIDFPGVETLLRKFITELPDHVSP
- a CDS encoding HVO_A0114 family putative DNA-binding protein, with amino-acid sequence MTTNTLHITVESTTSFFEAAVEDVRRLETDEQVDDKYVLSLPDEEALDRVLSAKNLELVRTIATQEPDSVRELARLVDRDIKNVSTALNQLEALGLVELEEVGRSKKPTVWYDHVEIDIQIGPDEADDPDAVPV
- a CDS encoding YbjQ family protein, producing MEFVTTETVPGEEIDESLGIARGNTVKARNVGRDITQSIRNITGGELKAYSELLTDARDEALERMAEDARSMDADAVVNVRMESSQIASGGSEVIAYGTAVTLE